From a region of the Sphingopyxis sp. YR583 genome:
- a CDS encoding acyltransferase family protein translates to MTAAVPPGRMLPTLTGLRGFAALAVLLYHIRGGMTGFLPDRVISVLAQGYLAVDLFFVLSGFVLWWTYGGEFRDRGMRAAPQFIVRRFARIFPLHLAILSAMVLFAAALIVSGRDPGEHYSFAELPAHYLLVQNWGFSDRLAWNDPAWSISTEWAAYLLLAITGGWMSRLPRGAWSFPLLIVAMAAGLGWWFAAGGHASIGDDIPATGLLRCLVEFGIGILLCQWWTAQRERPGGTAIIYGTALALSGIAALLFGMAGSQPAAIPLIMTAIVILALQASTTARPMLSGRFAQWLGDISYAVYLSHFFLWILFKLFFVDDPALVHPAKIAGFVVLTLAASHLLHIALEVPARRMTQRLGDRLLAAPRRFFAASRSET, encoded by the coding sequence ATGACCGCGGCCGTCCCCCCCGGGCGGATGCTGCCGACCCTCACCGGGCTGCGCGGTTTCGCGGCGCTCGCGGTGCTCCTTTATCATATCCGCGGCGGAATGACGGGCTTCCTGCCCGATCGGGTCATTTCGGTGTTGGCGCAGGGCTATCTGGCGGTCGATCTGTTTTTCGTCCTGTCGGGTTTCGTCCTGTGGTGGACCTATGGGGGCGAATTTCGCGATAGGGGCATGCGCGCCGCGCCGCAGTTCATCGTCCGGCGATTTGCCCGCATCTTCCCGCTGCACCTCGCGATCCTGTCGGCGATGGTCCTTTTCGCCGCGGCGCTGATCGTCAGCGGCCGCGACCCGGGCGAGCATTACAGCTTCGCCGAACTTCCCGCCCATTATCTGCTCGTCCAGAATTGGGGGTTCAGCGACCGCCTGGCGTGGAACGATCCCGCCTGGTCGATCTCGACCGAATGGGCGGCCTATCTGCTGCTGGCGATCACGGGCGGCTGGATGTCGCGGCTGCCGCGCGGCGCGTGGAGCTTTCCGTTGCTGATCGTCGCGATGGCAGCCGGTCTCGGATGGTGGTTCGCGGCGGGCGGCCACGCGAGCATCGGCGACGATATTCCCGCGACCGGGCTGCTGCGCTGCCTCGTCGAATTCGGCATCGGCATCCTTCTTTGCCAATGGTGGACGGCGCAGCGCGAAAGACCCGGTGGCACGGCAATCATCTACGGCACTGCGCTCGCCCTCTCCGGCATCGCCGCGCTTCTGTTCGGCATGGCGGGATCGCAGCCTGCGGCCATACCACTGATAATGACCGCTATCGTCATCCTCGCGCTGCAAGCCTCGACGACGGCGCGGCCGATGCTTTCGGGCCGGTTCGCGCAATGGTTGGGCGACATCAGCTATGCCGTCTACCTGTCGCACTTCTTCCTTTGGATCCTCTTCAAGCTCTTTTTCGTCGATGATCCGGCGCTGGTCCATCCAGCCAAGATAGCCGGCTTTGTCGTCCTGACGCTGGCGGCTTCGCATCTTTTGCACATCGCGCTGGAGGTGCCGGCCCGGCGCATGACGCAGCGGCTCGGCGACCGTCTGCTCGCCGCGCCGCGCAGGTTCTTCGCAGCAAGCCGCAGCGAGACCTGA